The Poriferisphaera corsica DNA segment GCTTTCGTCAGTTTTCAGATTTGCCCAAATGCATATTTGATTTAAACATTTCTCTGGAATGCGTGAGCTGTGAACGGGTTGCTGTTGTCGCAACTGATGCTTTTTGAATCTTGCATCACGTCTTTTCTTACGTTCAGCTTCCTCATCAATCACTGTTATTTCAATATCATCAATATTCGTATTTTCTAATAGCGAAGTTGATTGTGGTGGCGCTTTAGTTGATGCTGTTGAGGTGCTTTTGAATTTTATATACCGTTTTTTTGTAGATTTAGAATCAGCGTCAGTTTTTGAATCTTTTTTGAGCGATTTCATATCGAGTAGCTTTTTCTCATGTTCTTCATGAAAAGCTACTTCTTCGCGTACGGTCTCTTCGTAATCTTCTTCAAGCCATGATGAAAAAGTATCATCATTTAAATCGTTTACTGGGGAGGGGGCGATGAAGACATGTTCACATAACGTGCACTTTACTTTGCAGCCAACGACTTCAGGAGGAGCAATGAGTGTGTTATCACAATTTGGACAAGGAACGTTCATGGTGAAACTTTCAAATCGTAATGCAGAAGCTAATTCAGAGAGATTGTGCGCAAGTGTTGAGTGAGACAAATTACAGTGTTAGATACTAATGATAAAGGTTCGACGTAATAGTAATAATGAAACCAAGCAAAAGTAAAACAATTGATACAGTTAATGGATGTGAAGTAAAAACAAACATTCGAATATAAAACTGTAACGTTAAATGAAACTCAATGATATAAACACATCATAGCGTATTTTGATCGAAATGCCGAAAGAATTTTTAGATTTATATTCGGTTGGAAACAGATGAGTTGTCTAATGATTTTGATGTAAGATGATCAATAATTAGAGGTTATGAATTTGCTTGATAAGCCACGATGCAAACTCTGCTTTTCGCAATTCGCCGGGAGAGCTTGTTTGGCCACTGGGGGTGATTAATGTCGGTGTTATAACGTCTGCCTCCATCGTGCCAAGTGGATTTGCTACGATCGCATCAACTTTTTTCCGTTTCATTTTAGCGGTTGCTCTTTCAATTAATACGTCAGCTTCCTCGAGTGCGAACGCAATAATCTGCTGATTCGGTTTTTTTTGCGGTGCAAGTGCAGCGGCCAAATCAGGGGTTGGTGTCAATTCAATAATCATGCTATCCCCTTGATCGTGTGAGCGAGGTAATTTCCCGTCATGTTTTTCAAGTGGGGTATAATCAGCCACAGCGGCTGCCATGATAAGTATGTCACAATTGGGGAAATGAACAGAAAGTAGTGATTGCAGATCTGCAGTCGATTCAAAACGTAATATGCTGATCTGGCTTGGCATCTCAGGTAATTGAATCCCAGGACCCATCAGCAAAGTTACATTGTGCTCATTTTTATAAGCTGCTAATGCTAGCGATATGCCAACTTTGCCACTCGAGCGATTGCCGATGTAACGTACCGCGTCAATGGGTTCACGTGTAGGACCCGCAGTGATCAGAATATTCATATATCTTCTCCAAATCAATCGCTTACATTTTAACTAATCGCGAACTGCATGTAGGGTTACTCGATTCTAATGTGGTTTATGATGATTAGGCAAGATAAAGAGATTGCGCAATCTGAGGAAGTCGAATTGTGTAGAAACTCGTTGAGTGCCTGTAGTCGAGAATCATAACGAATGCGATTCTACATGATCGAATAATGTATCATTAGAAAATAAACCATATTTATACGGCAGATTGATTATGCGCCTTACCGCCAATCTGATAGTTATTTCAATTATTAGCCTCTTGGTGGGCTTTAGTGTCCGCTATTACTACCATGCTCAAGTGCTTACGCAGCAAAGCACACAAGTTATGAATGCGCTAAATATGCTCAAAGATGAGGTGGTCTACCGATCGCATCTTGCTAAAGTAGAGCAAAAAAAGAATATTGTCATACGGTACATTGAAGCTGGTTGGTTTCGAGAAGGCCTGCCCTATAACCAGCTTGTGGGGCATGTTCGTCCATGGATTGATCTTGCTCCTCCCAATGATTATTCAACCGAACCTCCAGACCCAATTATCGTTTCAGATTTACAGGCCGGTATTTGGTACAACCCAAGTAATCAGATTTTTAGAGCTCGCATCAAACCGCAATCAACGAAAAAGAAAACTCTTGCGCTTTATAATAAAATTAATCAAGTGACATTGGTTAGTTTGAACAACACATTTAATGTTTCTCGTATGCCGATTGCAATGAATAGGCCAGTTGATGATGTTATTGCGGCGTCCGCTAATATGACTCTTATCCAAGAACAAAATGTGATAATGCCAGATGTTATTTATGGTTCTAATGTGCAAATGTCACATCAAGATTGGCAGGTTGCTCAGGAAGTTGAAGCACTTCAAGGTGATGTTTCTGCTCCACAACGGATTAAGTTAGATGATCTGAGGTTGAATAGAAAGACGCAAAAGACCGAATAATACAGGTTGAAATTTATAGGCATTGGATGCTTAGATGATCTAAAGCGGTTTTTGATGACAGTCGATTCAATATATATAAAAAGCTAAAACCCGTTGCCTAAACTGCAGATAGCTAGCGGGTTGTTTGTATGTATCGAGTTAGCCGAAATTAAGGTGTTAAATTGACTGACCAGGCAGATAAAGACATTAATATTCTTAAGTCAGACAGCGATGATAATGATCATTCGTCAATTTACTCTACGCTTCCTGTGAATCGTGAGAGTTATGATCTGATTGTGTTTTTTATAGGAGAATTGCAGCAACACATTGAGAAAATGAGCGTAAGTTTACATTCGAATAACTTGCGAGATCTGTCGCATCATTTGCATCAGATTAAAGGGGCTGGTGGAAGTTTTGGGTTTCAGATACTAACAGATGCTGCAGAGCGAGCGGAGCAGGTTTTAGAAGAAAAATCAGCACGGGATTCAGATCGGGTTAAAGCGGTTGATTCTTTGATTTGTCTTTGTAAGCGTGTGAAAGCGCCACCAGTTTCGGAGTAATCGTTTGTGGAACGTTTCGCGAAAATATTCGTGATTGATGATTCAAGAATGACTCAACAGCTTGTGATGAGTCACTTGCAGACATTGCGTGTAGAGATCATTCAAGTTTATAGCAGTATTGATGCTCTGGATAAGGTGAAAAGACAGAAGCCGGATGTTATTTTATTAGATGTAAATATGCCTGAAATGAGTGGATTCGATCTTTGCCGAAGGATTAAATCAGAGCCTGAGCTACATGATATACCCATCATTTTTTTAACAGCAAAAGATGAGATTATTGATAAAGTTAAAGGGTTTGATTTGGGTGCTGCAGATTATATTACTAAGCCGTTTGAGCCTGTAGAGTTGCGGATGAGAGTGAATGTACATTTAAAGACAAAGCATCTTATAGACCTTCTCGCAAAAGAAGCTCGATTAGATAATCTGACAGGACTCTACAACCGCTTGTATTTCGATGAACGTATCGAGCAAGAAATACACAGATCAATTCGTGAATTTAAGATAGCAGCAATCATGTTCATTGATGTTGATGATTTCAAGCACATTAATGATACTCTAGGTCATCCAGTTGGGGATCAAGTGCTACAGAGGATTAGCGAACTTATCTTGTCCGTAAGTCGTATTACCGATGTGGTATGCAGATATGGGGGCGATGAATTTTGTATGATTTTGTGCAATACCGATAAAAATGAAGCTGCTCTTGTCGCGAAGCGGATCATAACGACAATTGAAAATGATCACGAATTGAAAAAAACAGTTCAGCAACTCGTCACGGTTAGTATTGGTATTGCTACAACAGGTCTAGATACAGGCATTGATATTCAGCAGATTGTCGTTTCTGCTGATCAAGCGCTATACGACTCGAAAAGGATTGGTAAAAACTGCGTTAGCATCGCCAAGTGATTGATGTGATTCACTGCGAGGTAGCTATTTGTGGGTAATGTGCCACATTACCATGCATGCGATACAATGTCTGGCTATGGATCAGATTTATCAAAAGCAACTTGCAAACGGGCTAATCCTTTTAGGCGAACCAGTGCTAGGATCGGGTTCACTTGCGATGACAATGATGGTACCTGGCGGGCTTGCTGCGCAACCAGCGGATCAAGAGGGTGTTGCCTCGTTACTATCTGAGATCATTTGTCGTGGCGCAGGCGATCTTAATGCACGTGATCATAGCGACGCACTTGACATGCTTGGTGTTGAACGTTCGACCCATGTAGATACGCACCACACAAAATTAGCAGCAACCATGATCGGTTCAAAATTGTCGCAGGCTTTTCCGTTGCTAATGGATATGATACTCAAACCGCATTTTGAACTTGCAGTATTGGAGCCCACGAAACTTCTCGCTTTGCAAGCACTTGAGGCTTTAAAAGATGATCCGCAACAATATGTATTCAAAGAGCTTCGCAATAATCATAACCGGCTTCCATTCGGTCGTTCTTCGCTCGGTAATGCATCACATATCGAGTCTATCACAATAGAGAATGTGAGACAGTTTTGGGCGGCGCGATTTAAACCCAAAGGCACCATACTGGCGTTTGCCGGTTCTTTTGATTGGCATGAACTAGTCGCTTTAGTTGAGCAGAATTTAGAAGCTTGGAGCGGTTCTGCAGATACGGTAGATGCGATCTCCGAAGGCGATCGCGGCTATCAACACCTTCAAGCCGATACATCTCAAACACACATCGCATTGGCGTATGATACGATTGCGGATCGCGAACCTGATTCAATATTACAAAAAGCAGCGATACAAGTTCTTTCGGGCGGAATGTCTGGCCGTTTGTTTACTGAAGTGCGAGAAAAGCGTGGCCTATGTTATTCCGTTTACGCGACATATGGCTCGCAACGTGATCGGGGTATGGTGTTTGCATATGCAGGAACAACAACCGCACGTGCTCAAGAAACGATTGATGTGATGATTCAAGAACTCAATCGTCTGTCTCAGGGTATTGATGAAAGCGAATTTGCACGTGCAATCGTTGGTATGAAATCGCGCCTTGTTATGCAAGGAGAGTCAACAGCAGCCCGAGCCGCCGCGATAGCCAATGAATTATTTATACGTGGCCAATTTATGACGCTAGATGAGTGGGCTACATATACTGATCAAATTACGATTGATAATCTAAATCGTTTTTTAAAAGAAAATCCACCAAACAAAATGACTGTGGTAACGATGGGCGAGAATCAGTTAACTATTTAATCGATGGAAATGCTAGTTTTTTGATAACTTGTGGTCTTTGTTTTTGAACTGAACTGCATAAGCTGCACTTTTTAAGATTTGTAAATAATTGCCTCGCTCATAAGCTCGTTTATCTTCAGCGTGCGATAAATTCATGCAGCCTCGAATTTCGCCAAGTGTGTCAATCTGATGTGATTCACACCATTGTTCTAGCTGCTTTACCATTTGGCTTAATAGGCCGACGCCTTCAGAAATAAATGGCGTGACAACTTGGCATGTACTGGCACCGCACATAACAGCTTTAATAACGTCTTCAGATGACTTCACTCCACCAGTGATACCAATCGGCAATCTGCCATGGCTCGATAGAATTGCGGCCCATCGCAGTCTCAATCGCAGTTCATCTTCATGAGTAGCATTTAGTCGGTAGGTCATGGTGCGTGTTTCAATATCAATATCTGGCTGCATAAAACGATTGAAAATGACAAGCGCTTGAGCGCCAGCGTCACGTATTGCATCAGAATAATGCGATAAACTCGTGTAATTTTGAGAGATTTTAACTGCCAAAGGTACATTGATACGTTTTGTCAGTTCGCTGACAATTTGCACATCCTCAGCTTCAATATCCTCGCTGGATAAATCTCGTTCAGTTGCCACGCGATATAAATTCAATTCAATAGCATCCGCGCCTGCATTAATTGCCTGTATTGCATATTTAGTCCAGCCACCCGGGGTCGCACCATTGATAGACGCGACGATCGGCACATGGACTTCACGTTTCAAATGTTCGATTTGTTTTAAATAGGTGGAAGGATCAACAATCGGTTCTCTTGTTAATGAAGCTGAATCGTGATTCGATTCTTGTTGGCGCATTTGAATGAGCCTGATGTCTTCTTCGAACAGAGAACGCATGACAATCATCGGTGCGCCTGCATCGACTAATTCACGAACGAATTCAATGTCGTAACATAGCGGTGATGCCCCAGGAATGATGGGGTGATCAAGTTCGAAACCCAGATAGTTGGTTCTTAAGTCCATTTAGCATAGTGTAACCGATCATAAACCTCGAATCATCAGATTCTTTTCGATCACTGCTATCACAGTATGCATTGCAGAATTGCTAAATGAAGTGATATACGTATTTACATAATAGAGCACTGCCCGGGGTTCCCAGCCAGGCAGTGCTTGCACGCAACTTCATGCTCTAAAAATGAAATCGGTCGTTTATGATGCACTTAGTAGCGTGTATTCTTCAATATTAAAGCTAACCTCACGTGGATTGATATCAGCAACAGATCCAACGACTAAATCAGGTTGAAAAGCATAATCACCCAATTCATCGCATCGTGTTCCTCCTGAGAGAACCAAGATCGTTCGATACCCCATCTGCACGCCACCCATGATGTCAGTGCTCATCGTATCGCCGATCATCACGGTCTCATTGGAGGACAAGCCAAGCTCCTTTCTCGCAGCCCGCATCATAATCGGCGATGGCTTACCTAATGAAAACGCTTTTGTTCCGGTTGCTTCTTCCAAGAGCGCAACAATCGCGCCACATCCCGGTCGTGTACCGCTTTGTGTCGGACAGTTAGGGTCAAGGTTGGTTGCAATCAATTTCGCACCGTCTAATATCATGTTAGTTGCCGCTTCGAGCATCTCAAAACTAAAAGTACGCGTTTCGCCCACCACAACATAATCTGGCTTTTTATCAACGATCGAATACCCATTGCGATGTAGTGCTGTTGTTAAGCCTGAATCGCCAACCACATACGCGGTACCGCCAGCTTTCTGTTCTGCTAAAAATCTTGCCGTGGCCATCGCACAGGTGAAGATGTGTTTCTCGCCAACATTAATCCCCATTTGCCTCAGCTTCATCACAATATCTCGACGCGAGCGCTGTGAGTTATTAGTAAGAAACAAAAACGGAATGTCATGCTCCAGCAGCGTTTTGATAAAATTATCTGCGCCCTCGATTAGTTCCGTTCCCCGATAAATAACACCATCCATATCAATCAGATAACCATACATATTGCATCTCCTCTAATGTCCAGCCGTGTACCAGACCAATGATTGTTTGCCTGGTTGCTGCTCATTTAAGCAGCAACCATTCAGTTCACCTTTCATTAATGCAAACACCATGCCAACTCAGTTTTGTTTGCAATTGATTAGTACAAATGGGTCTTAGAACGCTAGGAATCGAGATCAACTCGTATTACTCGCTATGTCAGCCCGATCTCGCACTAAGGGTTCTGCCTAAATCTCGTGCAGACCACCTTTGTCTGCCTGATAATGCGTCATATCCAAGACGGTCAATAGATATCCGGGGCTTATAATTGTCCGTCGATTTCAAAAACCGGATTCCAGATTCCACTAAACGAACCCATTGATTGTTATCTTTGCTAAGAACCGTCCAGACTCCCCCAGAGGGGATTTTTCAATCATAATTTGCTACCATGTTGGCACTTGGATCTAGCTCAAAAACAGGATCCAGCCCCTCATAGGCCTCGTCAGCAGTATTTTGCCGACACTATCATTAACAGGCCTTCGCAGCCTTACCGCTGAAATTCGGGGCTGTTGTGACGCATATCACAACACCATCAAGATGTATTCAAAAAGCACAGGAGCCCAAACCTATGGCTATCGAAATCACGATGCCTCGCCTCTCAGACACCATGGAAGAAGGTACTCTCGTCAAGTGGCACGTCAGTGTTGGCGATAAAGTCGCATCCGGCGATCACCTTGCAGATGTCGAAACAGACAAAGCCACCATGGAGCTCCAAGCTTTTGACGACGGCACACTTGCCAAACTCGCACTAGAAGCTGGCAACACCGTCCCAGTGGGTTCACTCATCGCAGTACTTGCAGAAGATGGTGAATCCGTCGAAGACGCCGCCGCTTCTGCTGGCTCCGGTTCTTCAACCGCATCTACTGCTCCTGCACCCGCCGCCGAAGCAGCACCAGTTGCCACAGCGACCGCAACAGCAGCCCCAGCCGCTCCTGCCGGCACACGCGTCTCACCACTTGCCCGCAAGCTTGCTGCCGAGCACAACGTTGATATTTCAACCGTTCAAGGCACAGGCCCTGATGGTCGTATTATCAAACGCGACATCCTCGCCGCCGCCCAAGGTGGCGCCTCAGCCGCATCAGTTACCGCGACTCCTGTCCCGGCAACACCTGCAGCAACCATTGCTTCGGTCGCATCCGAGTTAAAAGCCGAAGAAATCCAGCTCAACGGCATGCGTAAGACCATTGCAAAGCGTCTTGTCGAATCGAAAACAACCATCCCTCATTTCCAGGTCACCGTTGCCGTCGACATGGACCCAATCCTCGAACTCCGCAAAACCCTCAACAGCCAGCTCGAAAACCAAGGCGTCAAGCTGTCTGTCAACGACTTCATCGTCCGCGCATCAGCACTCGCTCTCGTTCAGCACCCAACCGCCAACTCTTCATGGGCTGGTGACAAAATTATCCAGCACGGCACCGTCAACATTGGCATCGCCGTGGCTCTCCCAGCCGAACGTGGCGGCGGACTCATCGTTCCAACACTCCGCGATGTGCACGTTAAAGGCATGCGTCAGATCAGCACCGAAACCAAAACACTCGCAACCAAAGCGCGTGAGGTTGGTCTCACCCCCGAAGAAATGTCTGATGGCACATTCACCATCTCAAACCTCGGCATGTACGGCGTCGAAGCCTTCACCGCCATCATCTCACCACCTCAATCCGCCATTCTCGCGATCGGCGGCGCTGTCCAAAAACCAGTTGTCAAGAACGGCGAGATCGTCATTGGCCATGTCATGAACGCAACCATCTCCGCCGACCACCGCGTCCTTGACGGCGCAGTAGCCGCAGAGTTCATGAACACACTCAAGTCCCTCCTCGAAAACCCAGCCGGCTTGCTCGTGTAACACACGCAACAGAACCTTAAAACCAATCAAGCCCGAAGCGATTCACGTTTCGGGCTTTTTTACTGAACTAGGTAGATTCCCGTGCAGTTTGTATGGTTAATGTTGACGCTTTAAGATACGTCTACCGCGTCCACGCCGCCGCGCTTCTGGGAGCTTCCAAGGCAACGATCTCTAGGCAAATCATGTCTTACTCGAGATGCCGAATCACCGCTAAATAAGCTCAGATGATGAATTAACAAGAATACCACGAGTTTATTATGCGCAAATACTTATCAAATTTGAATAAATCAATAACCGCGTTTTTTGCAACGATCGCGTTATCGGCAATGCCAGCTACTCATGCGATTGGAGGTAGTATTTCTTCTTCGTCATTACATGGGAATGGTGAGATTTGGATAAATAACGGCAATCCCATCGACGGATCATTGACACTAAACGGTGATTCCGCCGCGATCATTCGTATAGATCCAGTAGGCACTGGAGCTGGGTCATTGATACTCTCCGGCACAATCACAGTAGATGGCCAAGAAATCCCGATTGGCGATGGCGGTGGTGAAATCACAGTGGCTGCTCCTAGTTACCGTGTCATTGCAGTATCACAGCAATTTTATCAAATGACTCAAATGCTCGAGGCAGATTTAGTCAGCGATGGTCCACTCGAGAATATTGCCGTTGAACTTCAGCATTTAAGTACATCCGATTACATGCGATCTGTTGGAAGCCTCCTCCAAAATAGCCTCGCAAGTCAGACTGCGATGGCCACTAAAGTGGCCGCGAATAATGCATCAATCATTCATCATCGTTCAAATGCGCCGACCGCAGGTTTTACTTTAAATACCGCCTCCTCATCTGATCAATTAGCGATTCATGAAGCGAATGATCCTAGTCAATACGCTTCATTTTTGCAGAATGAAGAGGCAGCGATAAACGACCGAAGTCTTGATGCGTTTACCGGTTCCGCCATCTTTGATTGGCTGCCCGACAACGAGATCGGCGTCTATCTCCTCACCAGCTACACACAATCCGATATCGACGCGACCGCTAACCAGCTCGGATCTGAATCCAAGCAATTCGATATCCACTTCGGCTCTGATTTCGAAATCGTTGAAAATCTTCGCGTTGGTGGCGCAATCGGCTACGCCAATATCGATAGTGATGCCGACCAAAATCTTGGCAACACAACCGTCGACGCGATCAGCCTTCTCTCTTACGCCAACTATTTCCTCACGCCTAATCTTCGCATAGACACATCCGCCGGCATCACCTACAGCAATTACGACATCGAACGCAACATCTTCGTCGGTGCATCCAAAACCACCGCCACCGCCGCCACCGACGCGCGTCAATACAGCTTCGAAATTGGTGCTAACTACCTCATCGACGACCTGCCTGTCGAAAATCTCACCCTCACTCCGTTCGCTTATCTTCAGTACACCAAAACCGAGATCGACGGCTACACCGAATCCGGAGCCGGAACTGCCAGCCAAAAAGTCAAAGATCAGGAAGACATTTCTCTCGTCTCTTCACTCGGCGCCCTCGTTTCTTACAAAATTGAACGTGGCGCCAGCGTATTCGAGCCGTTTATCTCTGCCAGCTATCAGCACGAATTCAAAAACGATAGCCGCAATGTTTCCTTCTCATTTGTCGGCAACCCTGCGAATCCATTCACAGCGATCATCGACAGCACAGACGAAAACTACTACGCCTTCTCCACCGGATTCCTCTACGCCTCACCCGAAGATTTTTCGATCCGCCTCAACTACGACACCAACTTCGAAAACGATAACATTGAATCACACCGCATTTCCGCTGCCATCCGCTTTAACTTCTAAACCGCAACGTGCAATTTCTTTCTGCACTTAACTAATACAAGCCCATAGCTTCATGCTACGGGCTTTTTTCATGTCCTTTCTTCCCGTTTTTCATTCCCCAATCCGCGCCTTCAACGCCGTTTTGAATTACAATTGCCCTGCAATGGCCTAATCCTATTCAAGATCCGGCCACATCATCCCAAAGCCTTACCACAAGCGAGCTTATCATCATGATGGATCCGAAATCTCTCGAGCAGCTCATCCGAAACATCCCCGACTACCCAAAGCCCGGCGTCCAGTTCAAGGACATCACTCCGCTACTCGCCGACCCCGCTGGCCTCGCTATGGCTGTTGAACTCATGGCCTCTCCCTTCCGTGGTAAAGGCATCGAACTTGTCTGCGGCGCAGAATCTCGCGGCTTCATCTTCGGCACAGCCATCGCTCAAGCACTCTCCGCCGGCTTCATCCCCATCCGCAAACCCAACAAGCTCCCATCTGATACCGCCGCCATTACTTACGACCTCGAATACGGCACCGATACACTCGAAATCCATAAAGATGCCATCAAACCTAAGCAAAAAGTACTCATGGTCGATGACCTTCTCGCAACCGGCGGCACCATGAAAGCCTGTTGTGATCTCGTCGACGGACTCGGCGGCAACATCGCTGGCGTCACCGTTCTCATCGAACTCAACTTCCTCAATGGACGCAACGTCCTCGCCCCATACGACAACGTTCACCCCGTCCTCCAGTACTAATCAGTCATTAGATAAACTGCTCTTCAAGACCGCACAACACAGGATCACTCCCGCATGTCAAAAACTGGACGACAAGCCCAAGGCGAACTCGGCGCCATGACTTCCTACTGGGAACGCTCACATTGGCCACTTCAAGCCCTCATCTTTTTACTCCCCCTCATACTCCTCTACGAACTCGGCACATACCTCTACGTACGCGCCTACAACACGCAGCTCCCCAACCTTCAAGCTGAAGTCCTCCTCTCCAAATTCCTCAACCTCTTCGGCGAAGCCTCCGGCGTATACCTCCCCGGCCTCATCCTCATCATCGTTCTTTTCTGTTGGCATATCGTTCGGCGTGATCCATGGAAGCCCGAGCCCAAACTCTACCTCCTCATGTACATCGAGTCCTTTCTCCTCACCATCCCACTCCTCGTCTTCGCCGCCATCTTCATGCGCGAACACGCCGCCTCCGTGACCTCAATCCTTCAGCAAGCAACGATCCCCGTTGAGACAATTCAAGGTGACACGCTTTCGATCGAAACCAACGTTGCCGTATCCAGTGCCCAATCCTGGCAAGCCGGCCTGCTTCTATCAATTGGTGCAGGCATATACGAAGAACTCGTCTACCGGCTCATCCTCA contains these protein-coding regions:
- a CDS encoding M16 family metallopeptidase, which codes for MDQIYQKQLANGLILLGEPVLGSGSLAMTMMVPGGLAAQPADQEGVASLLSEIICRGAGDLNARDHSDALDMLGVERSTHVDTHHTKLAATMIGSKLSQAFPLLMDMILKPHFELAVLEPTKLLALQALEALKDDPQQYVFKELRNNHNRLPFGRSSLGNASHIESITIENVRQFWAARFKPKGTILAFAGSFDWHELVALVEQNLEAWSGSADTVDAISEGDRGYQHLQADTSQTHIALAYDTIADREPDSILQKAAIQVLSGGMSGRLFTEVREKRGLCYSVYATYGSQRDRGMVFAYAGTTTARAQETIDVMIQELNRLSQGIDESEFARAIVGMKSRLVMQGESTAARAAAIANELFIRGQFMTLDEWATYTDQITIDNLNRFLKENPPNKMTVVTMGENQLTI
- a CDS encoding autotransporter outer membrane beta-barrel domain-containing protein; translation: MPATHAIGGSISSSSLHGNGEIWINNGNPIDGSLTLNGDSAAIIRIDPVGTGAGSLILSGTITVDGQEIPIGDGGGEITVAAPSYRVIAVSQQFYQMTQMLEADLVSDGPLENIAVELQHLSTSDYMRSVGSLLQNSLASQTAMATKVAANNASIIHHRSNAPTAGFTLNTASSSDQLAIHEANDPSQYASFLQNEEAAINDRSLDAFTGSAIFDWLPDNEIGVYLLTSYTQSDIDATANQLGSESKQFDIHFGSDFEIVENLRVGGAIGYANIDSDADQNLGNTTVDAISLLSYANYFLTPNLRIDTSAGITYSNYDIERNIFVGASKTTATAATDARQYSFEIGANYLIDDLPVENLTLTPFAYLQYTKTEIDGYTESGAGTASQKVKDQEDISLVSSLGALVSYKIERGASVFEPFISASYQHEFKNDSRNVSFSFVGNPANPFTAIIDSTDENYYAFSTGFLYASPEDFSIRLNYDTNFENDNIESHRISAAIRFNF
- a CDS encoding pyruvate dehydrogenase complex dihydrolipoamide acetyltransferase, producing MAIEITMPRLSDTMEEGTLVKWHVSVGDKVASGDHLADVETDKATMELQAFDDGTLAKLALEAGNTVPVGSLIAVLAEDGESVEDAAASAGSGSSTASTAPAPAAEAAPVATATATAAPAAPAGTRVSPLARKLAAEHNVDISTVQGTGPDGRIIKRDILAAAQGGASAASVTATPVPATPAATIASVASELKAEEIQLNGMRKTIAKRLVESKTTIPHFQVTVAVDMDPILELRKTLNSQLENQGVKLSVNDFIVRASALALVQHPTANSSWAGDKIIQHGTVNIGIAVALPAERGGGLIVPTLRDVHVKGMRQISTETKTLATKAREVGLTPEEMSDGTFTISNLGMYGVEAFTAIISPPQSAILAIGGAVQKPVVKNGEIVIGHVMNATISADHRVLDGAVAAEFMNTLKSLLENPAGLLV
- a CDS encoding Hpt domain-containing protein translates to MTDQADKDINILKSDSDDNDHSSIYSTLPVNRESYDLIVFFIGELQQHIEKMSVSLHSNNLRDLSHHLHQIKGAGGSFGFQILTDAAERAEQVLEEKSARDSDRVKAVDSLICLCKRVKAPPVSE
- a CDS encoding CPBP family intramembrane glutamic endopeptidase — its product is MSKTGRQAQGELGAMTSYWERSHWPLQALIFLLPLILLYELGTYLYVRAYNTQLPNLQAEVLLSKFLNLFGEASGVYLPGLILIIVLFCWHIVRRDPWKPEPKLYLLMYIESFLLTIPLLVFAAIFMREHAASVTSILQQATIPVETIQGDTLSIETNVAVSSAQSWQAGLLLSIGAGIYEELVYRLILIAIIHTILVDLISLPPYIGAIGAVLGSSLAFGYIHPEAISLGMLLFYTTAGIYFAVIYLARGFGIVVATHVLYDIIAVSSTFLYSLMSD
- a CDS encoding phosphopantothenoylcysteine decarboxylase domain-containing protein; protein product: MNILITAGPTREPIDAVRYIGNRSSGKVGISLALAAYKNEHNVTLLMGPGIQLPEMPSQISILRFESTADLQSLLSVHFPNCDILIMAAAVADYTPLEKHDGKLPRSHDQGDSMIIELTPTPDLAAALAPQKKPNQQIIAFALEEADVLIERATAKMKRKKVDAIVANPLGTMEADVITPTLITPSGQTSSPGELRKAEFASWLIKQIHNL
- a CDS encoding dihydroorotate dehydrogenase-like protein, giving the protein MDLRTNYLGFELDHPIIPGASPLCYDIEFVRELVDAGAPMIVMRSLFEEDIRLIQMRQQESNHDSASLTREPIVDPSTYLKQIEHLKREVHVPIVASINGATPGGWTKYAIQAINAGADAIELNLYRVATERDLSSEDIEAEDVQIVSELTKRINVPLAVKISQNYTSLSHYSDAIRDAGAQALVIFNRFMQPDIDIETRTMTYRLNATHEDELRLRLRWAAILSSHGRLPIGITGGVKSSEDVIKAVMCGASTCQVVTPFISEGVGLLSQMVKQLEQWCESHQIDTLGEIRGCMNLSHAEDKRAYERGNYLQILKSAAYAVQFKNKDHKLSKN
- a CDS encoding HAD-IIA family hydrolase, whose translation is MYGYLIDMDGVIYRGTELIEGADNFIKTLLEHDIPFLFLTNNSQRSRRDIVMKLRQMGINVGEKHIFTCAMATARFLAEQKAGGTAYVVGDSGLTTALHRNGYSIVDKKPDYVVVGETRTFSFEMLEAATNMILDGAKLIATNLDPNCPTQSGTRPGCGAIVALLEEATGTKAFSLGKPSPIMMRAARKELGLSSNETVMIGDTMSTDIMGGVQMGYRTILVLSGGTRCDELGDYAFQPDLVVGSVADINPREVSFNIEEYTLLSAS
- a CDS encoding GGDEF domain-containing response regulator, which translates into the protein MERFAKIFVIDDSRMTQQLVMSHLQTLRVEIIQVYSSIDALDKVKRQKPDVILLDVNMPEMSGFDLCRRIKSEPELHDIPIIFLTAKDEIIDKVKGFDLGAADYITKPFEPVELRMRVNVHLKTKHLIDLLAKEARLDNLTGLYNRLYFDERIEQEIHRSIREFKIAAIMFIDVDDFKHINDTLGHPVGDQVLQRISELILSVSRITDVVCRYGGDEFCMILCNTDKNEAALVAKRIITTIENDHELKKTVQQLVTVSIGIATTGLDTGIDIQQIVVSADQALYDSKRIGKNCVSIAK
- a CDS encoding adenine phosphoribosyltransferase yields the protein MMDPKSLEQLIRNIPDYPKPGVQFKDITPLLADPAGLAMAVELMASPFRGKGIELVCGAESRGFIFGTAIAQALSAGFIPIRKPNKLPSDTAAITYDLEYGTDTLEIHKDAIKPKQKVLMVDDLLATGGTMKACCDLVDGLGGNIAGVTVLIELNFLNGRNVLAPYDNVHPVLQY